The following is a genomic window from Bacteroidia bacterium.
ACGGCTCCATACGCCTGTCGCTCGCGATTGTGCTGGATCGCTCGGGCAGTATGGCCAGGTTTCCGAACGATCCGAACAGGGTGGATCCGGACAGTGTGAAAATGCGTGATGCCAAACGCGCGATAGCGGGCTTTCTCGATCTCCTGACCCCGCGCGACGAGGCGGGAATATTCACCTTTACCACTTCGACCGTTTTTCAGACCCACCTCTTCACGGTAGAACAGGATTTCACCACCGATATCGACGCGCTCAAGGGATCCCTGGTGCCGATCGTCGCACTGGGCGGAACACGCATGTGGGAGGCGATCATCGACGCGGTGCGTCTTCTTCGCGTGCGACCCGGTCGCAAAGCGATGATTCTCGTAACGGACGGGAAAAACACGCAGGGAAATAATTTCCGTCAGCAAGCGGTACAGGACGCCGTCAATGCCGGGATCCCCGTCTACAGCATCGGGATAGGCGCCGACGTAGACGTGTTTGAGCTCAACGCGCTCGGCACGGCTACCGGTGGACGCTTCTACAACGCTCCGGGCAGCGATGGACTCAACGCCATTTTTACTCTCATAGCGAACGAGCTTATCACCGACGAATGCGTGCTCAAGTATCGCAGCAGCGCCACTTGCCCCGATGCGACGCAACGTCTGGTGGACGTGCAGGTAGGCGGCGGCGGTTTGATTGCCGAGGATGATACGACGTATTCGGCCCCCGACGCCAGAGAGCGCATAGCCTTCGAGGCGCGTCCGCCAGCCACAATCGCATCGCGCAGTCGCCTTCGGATTCCGGTGTATCCTACTACATCTGTCAACAGCGCGACGGCAGTAACGTATTCAATGACAGTACGTTACGATAATACCTTCATGCGTTGGTTGAGCGTGGATGCGACAGGCGGCGTCTCCGAAGGGCTGCCGTTGAACGTGCGGGAGAGCAGTCCGGGAGTATTGCTTGTGGATATGCCGGGCGGAGTACCCGCACGGCCGGACGGGCCGTTATTCACGCTGGACTTCGACGTGTTGGCCGTTCCCGACGATTTCCCCACGACCGTTATCATCAGCGAAGCGCGTTTCGCGACGCTGTGTCCCTTTATTGTGACCGCCTTCCCCGGATCGCTCACGCTGCTGCCTTGCGAGGAGCGATTCACGATGGGCGAGACGCAGCGCATGGTCGTATTACCCGGCGAAGCTGTGACCGTGCCGATTCGCATGGATCCGCAGCCTACCGTTGGTGACCGCATTGTCTATCGTGGCGGAATCACCTACGATCCGTCATTACTGCGCTTTGACGGTTTATCGTTGCTTGGCGGTGTGGTGGATGGTTCCGCGCTGGTCACAGGTGGAGACGGAACGCTCGACGTCAGTATTGACGGCCTGGCCAGGGCCGGCTCGGATGTGTTCGCTACTTTGCGCTTCACCTCGGCCAGTCTCAAAAATGCGGAGCGCACCGTTGTGACCCTTTCATCCAGGGAATTCAGCACCGCGTGCAAGGTAGTGGCGCAATGGAATCCTGTGGAGCTATTCGTGGACGGCATCTGTCAGCCGCTGGTGCGGAGAAAAGCGGTGGCCCAGTTTAGCAATCATCCCAATCCCGTGTCCGGGCCCACCACGTTTACCTTCACCGTGCCGGAAGAGGGCGCGGTTCGGCTGTTCATCATCGACAGCTATGGCAGACAGCTGCGGCAACTCTTGCATGCGAAGCTGCCGGCGGGAGAGTACACGCACAGCTTCGACGCCACGGATCTTCCGGCCGGCGACTACCTCGGCGTGCTCGAAACCCCCGGTGGTATGCTGACGAGAAAAATCCTGCTGGTGAAATAAGTAACCGGCTTGGATATCGGAAATCCTGCGGATCCGTACGCGGATGCTGCGGATTGCAGTGTATCGTCGCTGTAAGCTTTTTTCGAAACTGTGCCGAGGGATTGCTCAGGTCGCGCAATGAAAAGCGCGGCCTGTTTTCCCCGTTCGCATTCCGCGTCTTCCGCTCCGATTTTTCGGGCGGCACCCCTGTATTCTTCCTCCGCCTGAATCCGCGTACATATCCCGCGAAAATCCGAGTACCGTTTCTACAGTTGCGCCCAGCTTCGTAACGTCTCCTGCAGCACGGTTTCCCCGAGCTGCGGGGTGTCGTACATACCCGCGGCATTGCGCTGCCGCAGGGCTTCGTACAGCGACACGGCGGCGGCTACGGAAACGTTCAGACTTTCCACCATGCCCATCATGGGAATGAAGTACACCCCGTCCGCGCGTTCACAAGCTTCATCGGACACACCGCGATTCTCGTTGCCCAGGATAATGGCCGTGGGCTGCGTGAAATCAATGCTGTGCAGACCCACCGCTTCGCGCGTGAGATGCGAGGCGTACACGCGAAACCCCTGAGAGCGCAGCGCGGCGAAACAGGAATCCACATCCGTATGCAACACGGTTTCCAGCCACTTTTTCGCGCTGGCGGAGCTCTGTTTGCCGTGACGCAGCAGATTGGGCGGCTCTTCCACCGTGTAGAGCAGATGCACGGTGTGGATGCCCGTCGCGTCGGCGCTGCGGAGAATGGCGCTGACATTGTGCGGATCCCAGACGTTTTCCAGCACGATACTGAGCGTGTTCTGCCTGCGGCGGAGCACTGTTTCCAGACGCTGTCGCCTGCGGTCGGTGATGGTTTCGAGCGTGTGTTTTCTCATGCGGCAGGAAGGGGCTGTGGTACTCGGGGTGTGCTGCGTACGCGGCTTCCCGGATGCGGCTAGCGCATGCAGGGGCACAGAAAGAAAAAAGCCACCGCGAGATGGCTTTTGTAGCGGGTGACGGACTCGAACCGCCGACACGTGGATTATGATTCCACTGCTCTACCGACTGAGCTAACCCGCCGGAGAAAAACAATATACTCCGGAGAGGGGAGAAAGGCAAACACCGGCGCGTTCTCAATTGCGTTACCGCAGCGCATAGGGAATGAAACGCAAAGACGCAGAGGGGCAGAGACGCAGAGGCTTTCTTTAAGGGGCTGGTATCGTGGAGCTCGTCTCGTGACGAAAGGGAAGTGACGCGGAAGCGTTGGTGATGTGTCTGGGTTCATTCTGAAACGATCGAGATGGATAATACCGCCACCCACATCTTGAGCGAAGGCTCGGCGATTCCTCCCCCCATAATTTTCCTCTGCGCCTCTGCTGCTCTGCGCCTCTGCGTTAGGAAATGAAACGCAGAGACGCAGAGGGGCAGAGACGCAGAGGCTTTCTTTAAGGGGCTGGTATCGTGGCGTTCGTCTCGTTACGAAAGGGAAGTGACGCGGAAGCGTTGGTGATGTGTCTGGGTTCATTCTGAAACGATCGAGATGGATAATACCGCCACCCACATCTTGAGCGAAGGCTCGGCGATTCCTCCCCCTATAATTTTCCTCTGCGCCTCTGCTGCTCTGCGCCTCTGCGTTAAATCTCCCTCCGCGCCTCTGCACCTTTGCGTCTCTGCGTTAGGGAATGAAACGCAAAGACGCCCCTTCGACTACGCTCAGGAGGGGCAGAGACGCAGAGGCTTTTTTTTAGGGGCTGGTATCGTGGAGCTCGTCTCGTGACGAAACGGAAGTGACGCGGAAGCGTCGGTGATGTGTC
Proteins encoded in this region:
- a CDS encoding VWA domain-containing protein; this encodes MNRFVLLLFAVCMLAIDAAAQRTLSIDITQVRLDEFPLIRVHLQVRREGAVPVQLAELSPLVTENGIPQTIESLVCPDDGSIRLSLAIVLDRSGSMARFPNDPNRVDPDSVKMRDAKRAIAGFLDLLTPRDEAGIFTFTTSTVFQTHLFTVEQDFTTDIDALKGSLVPIVALGGTRMWEAIIDAVRLLRVRPGRKAMILVTDGKNTQGNNFRQQAVQDAVNAGIPVYSIGIGADVDVFELNALGTATGGRFYNAPGSDGLNAIFTLIANELITDECVLKYRSSATCPDATQRLVDVQVGGGGLIAEDDTTYSAPDARERIAFEARPPATIASRSRLRIPVYPTTSVNSATAVTYSMTVRYDNTFMRWLSVDATGGVSEGLPLNVRESSPGVLLVDMPGGVPARPDGPLFTLDFDVLAVPDDFPTTVIISEARFATLCPFIVTAFPGSLTLLPCEERFTMGETQRMVVLPGEAVTVPIRMDPQPTVGDRIVYRGGITYDPSLLRFDGLSLLGGVVDGSALVTGGDGTLDVSIDGLARAGSDVFATLRFTSASLKNAERTVVTLSSREFSTACKVVAQWNPVELFVDGICQPLVRRKAVAQFSNHPNPVSGPTTFTFTVPEEGAVRLFIIDSYGRQLRQLLHAKLPAGEYTHSFDATDLPAGDYLGVLETPGGMLTRKILLVK
- a CDS encoding RNA methyltransferase, with translation MRKHTLETITDRRRQRLETVLRRRQNTLSIVLENVWDPHNVSAILRSADATGIHTVHLLYTVEEPPNLLRHGKQSSASAKKWLETVLHTDVDSCFAALRSQGFRVYASHLTREAVGLHSIDFTQPTAIILGNENRGVSDEACERADGVYFIPMMGMVESLNVSVAAAVSLYEALRQRNAAGMYDTPQLGETVLQETLRSWAQL